Proteins encoded within one genomic window of Haladaptatus sp. QDMS2:
- a CDS encoding pyridoxamine 5'-phosphate oxidase family protein — translation MAEIPPEFHDLFEGRAFAQFASVLPDGTPHVVPMWVEYEDGFLYVNTVTGNRKHRNVERDPHVSIAISDPENPYRYLHIRGEVVEMREDVDREHLNKLAERYTGVRKYPRDASNEPGRTILKIRPDAVMGRAPPTRQRR, via the coding sequence ATGGCCGAAATTCCCCCGGAGTTCCACGACCTGTTCGAGGGGCGGGCCTTCGCCCAGTTCGCCTCCGTCCTCCCCGACGGCACCCCCCACGTCGTCCCCATGTGGGTCGAGTACGAAGACGGCTTTCTCTACGTGAACACGGTGACGGGCAACCGCAAACATCGGAACGTCGAACGCGACCCCCACGTCTCGATTGCGATTAGCGACCCCGAGAACCCGTATCGCTACCTCCACATCCGCGGCGAAGTCGTCGAAATGCGCGAAGACGTCGACCGTGAGCATCTGAACAAACTCGCAGAGCGGTACACGGGCGTCAGAAAGTATCCGCGAGATGCGTCGAACGAACCCGGACGCACGATTTTGAAGATTCGCCCCGATGCGGTTATGGGGCGTGCGCCGCCGACGCGCCAGCGTCGTTAG
- a CDS encoding ABC transporter permease: MSTETKTKQRNDRGLLDRLQASPFLSELLSNRLAVAGLLIIFSMLVIAIYARLFIDVGAITTSQLGTNPDRAAPSAEFWFGTDGQARDIFPRVMYGAWLAMKFGTITVGLSTVAGITLGIMAAYYSDLTDNVIMRTMDVLLAFPSLLLALALVAIFGAGLWKVVIALTLVYTPRFARVVRGAALKVLEDEYVDATVALGARDPRVLFRHILPNTLAPITVQSTLNFGLAIIDLAALSFLGFGAAPGTPSWGLMLSNGVNKGLLSGIWWWSFFPGLFLAITVLGFNLLGDGMRDALDPRMRDAID; encoded by the coding sequence ATGAGTACGGAAACCAAAACCAAGCAACGGAACGACCGCGGCCTTCTCGACCGCCTGCAAGCCTCGCCGTTCCTCTCTGAACTCCTGTCGAACCGGCTCGCCGTCGCTGGCCTGCTCATCATCTTCTCGATGCTGGTCATCGCCATCTACGCACGGTTGTTCATCGACGTCGGTGCGATTACCACGTCGCAACTCGGGACGAACCCCGACCGCGCCGCACCGTCGGCCGAATTCTGGTTCGGGACGGACGGGCAGGCCCGCGACATCTTCCCGCGCGTCATGTACGGCGCGTGGCTGGCGATGAAGTTCGGGACCATCACGGTCGGCCTCTCGACGGTGGCGGGCATCACGCTCGGCATCATGGCCGCCTACTACTCCGACCTCACGGACAACGTCATCATGCGGACGATGGACGTGCTGCTCGCGTTCCCATCGCTCCTGCTCGCACTGGCGCTCGTCGCCATCTTCGGCGCGGGACTCTGGAAGGTGGTCATCGCGCTCACCCTCGTCTACACGCCGCGTTTCGCACGCGTCGTCCGCGGGGCGGCGCTCAAAGTGCTCGAAGACGAGTACGTGGACGCCACCGTCGCGCTCGGCGCACGCGACCCGCGGGTGTTGTTCCGCCACATCCTGCCGAACACGCTCGCGCCCATCACGGTCCAGAGTACGCTCAACTTCGGCCTCGCCATCATCGACCTTGCGGCGCTCTCGTTCCTCGGCTTCGGTGCCGCGCCCGGGACGCCGTCGTGGGGGCTGATGCTCTCGAACGGGGTCAACAAGGGCCTGCTCTCTGGCATCTGGTGGTGGTCGTTCTTCCCCGGCCTGTTCCTCGCCATCACCGTCCTCGGATTCAACCTCCTTGGTGACGGGATGCGCGATGCACTGGACCCACGGATGCGCGACGCCATCGACTGA
- a CDS encoding ABC transporter permease — MVSKRFVAKRLLLLIPVLFGVATLVFAILHLAPGNPARVIAGQRATEEAVRQIENQLGLNDPIYVQYGRFLVDAAQFEFGNSFVIDKDSSVQQLLQTRIPVTLELALYGQIIGILLGIPLGVISAVKQDSLTDHFTRIGALTGISVPIFWSGPLLILLLAQQYDVFPTGRRISPLFSTPEPITGLLTIDTLLYGQYDAFFSAVHHLILPACVIGIYSMALLSRMMRSSMLEVVRQDYIRTARAKGQGVKITLMKHGFKNALIPVITVIGIQFGTLLGGAVLTETVFSLNGIGTLLVEAIEVGDYPVVQGTVLTFAFLFTLVNLGVDITYSYLDPRIEQ; from the coding sequence ATGGTCTCAAAGCGGTTCGTTGCAAAGCGACTCCTGTTGCTGATTCCGGTGTTGTTCGGAGTCGCGACGCTCGTCTTTGCAATCCTCCACCTCGCGCCGGGCAACCCGGCGCGCGTCATCGCTGGGCAACGGGCCACAGAGGAGGCAGTCAGACAGATAGAGAATCAACTCGGTTTGAACGACCCAATCTACGTCCAGTACGGGCGCTTCCTCGTCGACGCGGCGCAGTTCGAGTTCGGAAACTCGTTCGTCATCGACAAGGACTCGAGCGTCCAGCAGTTGCTCCAGACTCGCATCCCCGTCACGCTCGAACTCGCGCTGTACGGGCAGATAATCGGTATCCTGCTCGGGATTCCACTCGGCGTGATTTCGGCGGTCAAACAGGACTCCCTGACCGACCACTTCACGCGAATCGGCGCGCTCACCGGCATCAGCGTCCCCATCTTCTGGAGCGGGCCGCTGCTCATCCTACTGCTTGCCCAGCAGTACGACGTCTTCCCGACGGGCCGGCGCATCTCGCCGCTGTTCTCGACGCCGGAACCCATCACGGGCCTACTGACGATAGACACGCTCCTGTACGGGCAGTACGACGCGTTCTTCTCGGCGGTCCACCACCTCATCCTGCCGGCCTGCGTCATCGGTATCTACTCGATGGCGCTGCTCTCGCGGATGATGCGCTCGTCGATGCTCGAAGTCGTCCGCCAGGACTACATCCGCACCGCCCGCGCGAAGGGTCAGGGCGTGAAAATCACGCTGATGAAACACGGCTTCAAGAACGCGCTAATCCCGGTCATCACGGTCATCGGGATTCAGTTCGGGACGCTGCTCGGCGGCGCGGTGCTGACCGAGACGGTGTTCTCGCTCAACGGCATCGGCACGCTGCTCGTCGAGGCCATCGAGGTGGGCGACTATCCGGTCGTGCAGGGGACAGTCCTCACCTTCGCGTTCCTGTTCACGCTCGTGAACCTGGGCGTCGACATCACCTACAGCTACCTTGACCCGAGGATCGAACAATGA
- a CDS encoding ABC transporter substrate-binding protein → MSSEDNLKRRSFLKAAGGAAVAASMAGCIAGNDEGDGGGNGDGNGNGGGNGGSGGTLLYSRGSHSGTLDPQNTTSGEDVKVTNQMYDQLVMFEPGKTSLMKGLATEWDLSGTTATLTLREGVTFHNGEEFTASDFKATYRRFVDTEYEHFPGSDYASAYGPFTLGNWIKSVNAEEDYKLTIELKEKYAPFLRNLAMFASSVHSEKAIQEKGTDLSSDPVGTGPFQLKALEDSTETVRLEAFDDYWGDGPKVDEAVFLTTKQNTARAQSLDAGETHIVDGLGSEAAKIVDSSSNASLEQFEGINIGYMAFNFAKREEFRNKKVRQAISYAIDTKAIVDNIYEGFAEQANQPIPSNVLGFNDEISEYKYDQEKAQSLLDEAGYGDGFTFELATFKNPRGYNPSPISTAEKVRSDLGAIGITVEINQQSFDPFLDYTAEGKHDACFLGWYTDNGDPDNFFYALLHPGVESPDGQDYVTFDTEGFNTLNVAGWANQEYMTLVEEGQATYDEATRTEKYNQAAQLAHDEAPWVFIDHAQELRGVANGVSGYTPTAIGGPYLKDVTLSQ, encoded by the coding sequence ATGTCTTCTGAAGACAACCTGAAGCGTCGTAGCTTCCTCAAGGCAGCAGGCGGTGCAGCAGTCGCTGCATCCATGGCCGGCTGTATCGCGGGCAACGATGAGGGCGACGGCGGTGGCAACGGTGACGGCAACGGGAACGGCGGCGGCAACGGCGGCTCGGGCGGCACGCTGCTCTACTCCCGTGGCTCTCACTCGGGTACCCTCGACCCACAGAACACGACCTCGGGCGAGGACGTGAAGGTCACCAACCAGATGTACGACCAGCTCGTGATGTTCGAGCCGGGCAAGACCTCCCTCATGAAGGGTCTCGCGACGGAGTGGGACCTCTCGGGCACGACGGCCACGCTCACCCTCCGCGAGGGCGTCACATTCCACAACGGCGAGGAGTTCACCGCGTCCGACTTCAAGGCGACCTACCGCCGCTTCGTGGACACCGAGTACGAACACTTCCCCGGCTCCGACTACGCCTCCGCGTACGGGCCGTTCACGCTCGGCAACTGGATCAAGAGTGTCAACGCAGAGGAGGACTACAAACTCACCATCGAACTCAAAGAGAAGTACGCACCGTTCCTGCGTAACCTCGCGATGTTCGCCTCCTCCGTTCACTCGGAGAAAGCCATCCAGGAGAAGGGCACGGACCTCTCTTCTGACCCAGTCGGCACCGGTCCATTCCAGCTGAAGGCCCTCGAAGACAGCACGGAAACCGTCCGTCTCGAAGCCTTCGACGACTACTGGGGCGACGGTCCGAAGGTGGACGAAGCAGTGTTCCTCACGACGAAGCAGAACACGGCGCGTGCCCAGTCGCTTGACGCGGGCGAGACGCACATCGTGGACGGCCTCGGTAGCGAGGCAGCGAAAATCGTGGACAGTTCCTCGAACGCCTCCCTCGAACAGTTCGAGGGTATCAACATCGGCTACATGGCGTTCAACTTCGCAAAGCGCGAGGAGTTCCGCAACAAGAAGGTTCGCCAGGCTATCAGCTACGCCATCGACACGAAAGCCATCGTGGACAACATCTACGAAGGCTTCGCAGAGCAGGCAAACCAGCCGATTCCGTCGAACGTCCTCGGCTTCAACGACGAAATCTCGGAGTACAAATACGACCAGGAGAAGGCCCAGTCACTCCTCGACGAGGCCGGCTACGGTGACGGCTTCACCTTCGAACTCGCGACGTTCAAGAACCCACGCGGGTACAACCCGTCGCCGATTTCGACCGCGGAGAAGGTCCGCTCTGACCTCGGTGCCATCGGCATCACCGTCGAAATCAACCAGCAGTCGTTCGACCCGTTCCTCGACTACACCGCAGAGGGCAAACACGACGCGTGTTTCCTCGGCTGGTACACCGACAACGGCGACCCGGACAACTTCTTCTACGCACTGCTCCACCCCGGCGTCGAATCGCCAGACGGGCAGGACTACGTCACCTTCGACACCGAGGGCTTCAACACCCTCAACGTCGCTGGCTGGGCGAATCAGGAGTACATGACGCTCGTCGAAGAGGGCCAGGCCACCTACGACGAGGCAACTCGCACGGAGAAGTACAACCAGGCTGCCCAACTCGCACACGACGAGGCTCCGTGGGTCTTCATCGACCACGCACAGGAGCTTCGCGGCGTCGCCAACGGCGTCTCCGGGTACACCCCGACTGCAATCGGCGGGCCGTACCTGAAGGACGTTACCCTCTCACAATAG
- a CDS encoding ABC transporter ATP-binding protein encodes MTDLLSISGLRTQFNTERGAVKAVDGIDLTIREGETVGLVGESGSGKSVTALSTMNLVDDPGHIAGGSVTFHAPEVADELARKYKNSDQFVDQDEGVIDITNAPESAMREIRGGAMSMIFQDPMTSLNPALTVGEQVAESLRLHQYGGRRKDSWLNAVREILPKLGSDMSEEILEDTIDILSAVGIPEPEARIESYPHEFSGGMRQRVLIAIALACQPQLLIADEPTTALDVTIQAQILELINELQDDLGMSVLFITHDLGVVAETCDRVAVMYAGEIVEEGPVEEIFDNPSHPYTYALLESIPREDADRLTPIEGNVPGLIDMPDGCHFADRCPWATEECTAGEIPFLQHGPEDVDHRAKCIFESFDKDEYGADREGVSAHESTVDYDAEQILSVRDLKKHFSKADGMLDELLAKNPESVKAVDGVDLDIYEGETLGLVGESGCGKSTTGRTVLRLLDPTEGTVVFQGEDINHLSKTEMRELRRDMQMIFQDPMSSLDPRMNVGQIIKEPLKIHDLAEGRRRERVEELMEAVGLDPAQYDRYPHEISGGQRQRVGIARALAVDPDFIVCDEPVSALDVSVQAQILNLLEDLQHEFGLTYLFIAHDLSVVRHLCDRVAVMYLGEVVEIAETDDLFADPRHPYTQALLSAIPEPDPHAETDRILLEGDVPSPINPPSGCHFRTRCPQVIPPEGLDIEQAAYREVMDFRERVENEDLVLDPVWATADSQASSAVATDGGYPAPLTAFIDALYDREFDRELTGEPRDVVEESMRHLADGDWEQAAATLRSTFASICEQSRPLLQDESHPAACHLYDQPSEN; translated from the coding sequence ATGACCGACCTGCTCTCCATATCGGGCCTCCGCACGCAGTTCAACACGGAGCGGGGTGCCGTGAAGGCAGTGGACGGGATCGACCTCACGATTCGCGAAGGCGAAACCGTGGGCCTCGTCGGCGAATCGGGCTCGGGCAAGAGCGTGACCGCACTCTCGACGATGAACCTGGTCGACGACCCGGGACACATCGCCGGCGGGTCGGTGACGTTTCACGCTCCCGAGGTCGCCGACGAACTCGCACGCAAGTACAAGAATTCGGACCAGTTCGTCGACCAGGACGAGGGCGTCATCGACATCACGAACGCGCCTGAATCGGCCATGCGCGAGATTCGCGGCGGCGCGATGAGCATGATTTTCCAGGACCCGATGACGTCGCTCAACCCGGCGCTCACCGTTGGCGAGCAGGTCGCAGAGAGCCTGCGTCTCCACCAGTACGGGGGCCGCCGGAAGGACTCGTGGCTGAACGCCGTCCGAGAAATCCTGCCGAAACTCGGCTCCGACATGAGCGAGGAGATTCTCGAGGACACCATCGACATTCTTTCTGCGGTAGGCATTCCGGAACCCGAAGCCCGCATCGAGAGCTACCCACACGAGTTCTCCGGCGGGATGCGCCAGCGCGTGCTCATCGCCATCGCGCTCGCTTGCCAGCCCCAGTTGCTCATCGCAGACGAGCCGACGACGGCCCTCGACGTGACGATTCAGGCCCAGATTCTCGAACTCATCAACGAACTCCAGGACGACCTCGGGATGTCCGTCCTGTTCATTACCCACGACCTCGGCGTGGTCGCAGAGACCTGCGACCGCGTGGCCGTGATGTACGCCGGCGAAATCGTCGAAGAGGGGCCAGTCGAGGAAATCTTCGACAACCCGAGTCACCCCTACACCTACGCGCTGCTCGAATCCATCCCGCGCGAGGACGCAGACCGCCTCACGCCAATCGAGGGGAACGTCCCGGGTCTCATCGATATGCCCGACGGGTGCCACTTTGCAGACCGGTGTCCGTGGGCGACCGAGGAGTGTACCGCAGGTGAGATTCCGTTCCTCCAGCACGGTCCCGAAGACGTAGACCACCGGGCGAAGTGCATCTTCGAATCGTTCGACAAGGACGAGTACGGCGCAGACCGCGAGGGTGTCTCCGCCCACGAGTCCACGGTGGACTACGACGCAGAGCAAATTCTCTCCGTGCGCGACCTGAAAAAGCACTTCTCGAAGGCAGACGGGATGTTAGACGAACTGCTCGCGAAGAACCCGGAGAGCGTGAAAGCCGTAGACGGTGTGGACTTAGATATTTACGAGGGCGAAACGCTCGGCCTCGTCGGCGAATCTGGCTGTGGCAAATCCACGACCGGGCGGACCGTCCTGCGACTGCTCGACCCAACCGAAGGGACCGTGGTGTTCCAGGGAGAGGACATCAACCACCTCTCGAAGACCGAGATGCGCGAGCTGCGCCGGGACATGCAGATGATTTTCCAGGACCCGATGTCCAGTCTCGACCCGCGCATGAACGTCGGGCAAATCATCAAAGAACCGCTCAAGATTCACGACCTCGCGGAGGGTCGTCGCCGCGAGCGCGTCGAGGAACTGATGGAGGCCGTCGGCCTCGACCCCGCCCAGTACGACCGGTACCCCCACGAGATTTCCGGCGGCCAGCGCCAGCGCGTCGGCATCGCCCGTGCGCTCGCCGTGGACCCTGACTTCATCGTCTGTGACGAGCCAGTCTCGGCGCTCGACGTAAGTGTGCAGGCCCAGATTCTGAACCTGCTCGAAGACCTCCAGCACGAATTTGGCCTGACCTACCTGTTCATCGCCCACGACCTCTCCGTGGTGCGCCACCTGTGTGACCGCGTGGCCGTGATGTACCTCGGGGAAGTCGTCGAAATCGCGGAAACCGACGACCTGTTCGCAGACCCGCGCCATCCCTACACGCAGGCGTTGCTCTCTGCGATTCCAGAACCCGACCCCCACGCGGAGACCGACCGCATCCTGCTCGAAGGCGACGTGCCGAGCCCCATCAATCCACCTTCTGGCTGCCACTTCCGCACGCGGTGTCCACAGGTCATCCCACCGGAGGGCCTCGACATCGAACAGGCTGCCTACCGCGAAGTGATGGACTTCCGCGAGCGCGTCGAGAACGAAGACCTCGTGTTAGACCCCGTCTGGGCGACGGCCGATTCACAGGCGTCTTCGGCCGTCGCCACCGACGGTGGCTACCCGGCCCCACTCACCGCGTTCATCGACGCGCTCTACGACCGCGAGTTCGACCGGGAACTCACGGGCGAACCTCGCGACGTGGTCGAAGAGTCGATGCGCCACCTCGCAGACGGCGACTGGGAGCAGGCCGCGGCCACGCTCCGGAGTACATTTGCGAGCATCTGTGAACAGTCCCGCCCACTGTTGCAGGATGAGTCTCATCCCGCTGCCTGCCACCTCTACGACCAACCCTCCGAAAACTAG